The DNA region AGAGCTGGGGACTATCCCTGCTTCTGCACAGAATTCTTCTGTGATGCCAGGCACAATGCTTAAAACCTTTCATagatgagcagcagctcagtaTGGCTCCTTCTGAGGCCTCATTTTCAGAACTGCTGCAACCAAAATCCATGCCAGGTCTGCTCTGAGAAACAAGGTCCCAGCTGCCTTTCAACCATTTATTCAGAATCTGCCAACCTTCTATCTCACAGAGACATTCTATTTCCTAATGCTATGAAGAACACATATAATGGTGTTAAAGAACCATAAAAGTACCTCCTAAGCCTGTCTTCAGGTATTCTGAAGAAATTCTGATACCAAAAAGTGAGACTAGAGGATTCAAAGCTCTAGAGAGGGACACAGCCCTCTCTAGAGGGTGCCCCCAAAACCAGACATCTCAGACATCTAGTACCACTTTCCCATTTCCAATGCATTAAACTGAAGGACTGTGGGTATCACCTAAAGTCCATGTGAACCCTTTGGTGCTAGAGGTCAGAGAGGACATCCTAGGACAACCCAACCAATCACTGCCAGGCCAAGGTGGGATTTTTTGCACAGTCTTTAACTCAGCTTTTCAGCAGAACCCTAGGTTCTTTCCCTGCTTCTGGCCCTTCCTTCTCTTGTCCAGACTGACAAGAGCAATTTTATTATTAAGAGCAATAATGGTTGGAAAATCCAGTGCTGAAGAGGATGTGCCAAAAAAAGAGCTGTCTGGGGCACTTGATTTACATCCCTTTGTTCTGCACTGCACGCTCACATGCTAATTGGTAAACCCTACCCTAGTCTCACTCTTGTTTCCCAGCTTTTTCTCCAAACTCAGTATTTTGTCCTCATCAGCTCTGTCGGCCCATTTCTTCTACAAGCAACTCATTTCTCCTCTCCTGACTCCTTCCCAGGTCCACATCTCTTCTTCCTGCCATACCAATTCTTAGGGTCAACTTTACTTACTGTACGTGTACATATTTACATGTCCACTAAATTTCCCATTTGTCACAGATCCCTTCCccacctccttttttttttctttttgatttcaCTGAACATCTTTCCCAACCCTCCCTCCGACCTCCATTCCTAAATTGTCTTGGGCCACTTCAGGCTTCCTCCTGCCTTCTATACATTATATTTTCTGCACCTCCACACTCCACGGCCGCTTAGAGGACAGTGAGGAGAGGCATCCTGCCCCGAACCCTGGGGCCTGATGGAAACAGGAGCGAGCACAGAAGAGCCATCACTCCTCCTGGTGCTCGAGGCTGGAACACGTTCGGCCCTCTCTGAAGGCAGCACATGAGCAGTCCGGTCAcgcacagcagctgcagcaggagctggacgAGGCCGCGGAGCGCACCCGGGCACCTCCGGCAGCGCTGGACAACGCGCACTCGGTGTGAGCAAAATCTCCAGGGATTTTAGCAGTGCTTTTCACATTTGGACCCGCCTTCCTAAGAAAGCGGGGCGAGTATTTGGGGTCCACACTGCCTATGCTGCCTGTGTCTAAGCACACCCATGCCATATGTGCACACCCATGCCATGTGTGCCAAGGGCCTGGCTGCACGACCTGGCTGCCTTTATGCTCCCACCCCTCCACAGCTTCCCAAGCTCTGACTGTCCCCGACGGGAGCGCGGCAGTCTGGAACTGATAACAGGAGCTGCCCTTTCCTCTGCGGGAACCTTGGGAAGGGCTGGCGTTGCGCTCCATGGGGCTGCGCCTGGTGAGTGGCAGTCGTGGGGCGGAAATAAAACTTTGCTTGAAACAGTTTTAAATGTAAGGAACGCCAGGAATCATTTCCACGGGAGTCTCTCTCCCTCCTGCGAGCTCCAGCGTTTGAGTGAGCGCGGCCCCTGCCGGCCCCGCTCGGCAGCCGGAGCGCTCGCCCCGCCGCGCCTCCCGTCGCTCCTGCTGCGAGCTCGGGCTCAGCGCACAGGTCGGGGACTGCAAATCCAAGTGTCACTGGCACAGGAATGATTATTACCAGATGCTAATTACTCGTTAATGTATGCTAATCGCTGCTGCATGCCAGCGCGCTCGGAGCACCGGGTGCCAGGCAGAAAGCGCTCGGCAGGAGCGGAGCGGCtccgcagccccagccccgcgccCGGAGCCGGCACCGCGCCCCAGGGCTGCGCCGCGCTCACACCGCGCTCCTCCGCGGCCGCCATCCCGCTCCCGGGGCAAGGAGCAGCCAGCCGCTGCTGACTCCTGACTCCCCCGAGCTCCAGGCTTTGCCTGCCGTGGGTTTCCTGCAGCCGAGAGACAGACAGGCGCCCCCGGTTCCCCCGCGGCACGGCAGCACCGCCGCTCCCCCGCCGCAGGGGACCCGGCGGGTGCCGCCCCCGCCGGGGAGGCGATGGTGATGTTCTGTGCGGGGACGGGAACATCACACGCACGTTCTGAACTTTAAAACCCGCTGCCTGAACGTGTCTCCCGGGAGAGGCGAGCGGGTCCCCTCGGCAGCCGCTGCCCCGGCCGGGAAAGGTGCCCGCGGGCCGAGGGGAGCCGCACACAGGGCTGGCCCGGGGAAAGGCACCGGCAGCCCCCTCGCCCCCTCCTGCCGCTGCCGCCTCCCCTGGGGCCGGCGCTGCCCGTGCCCGCCGTGGCTGCGCGCAACCCGCGGGAACCCGCGGCGGGCGGTGCGCGGGAGGCGCCCGGCGGAGggcgggcagcggggcgggcggagcgcggggccggcggcgctGCGCTGCGCCCCGATaggcggcggcgggcggtgtcggtgctgccgccgctgccgcggCTGCTGTGCTGAAGCCCGGCACAGGGGCTCGCCGGCTCTCGCacgcagcggcggcggcggagcgcgTCGCGTCGAGAGGAGCGAtcggggaggaggaggagaaggcggagaaggaggaggaggaggaggaggaaggggaggggggcACCTTCTCGGAGAGGATGCCCGGAGCGGCTGCAGGGACGGCGGCTACAGGAGCAGGCTCGTCAGGAGCGGTAGCAGCGGGgatgctcccagctcaggaggCAGCCAAGATCTACCACACCAACTACGTGCGGAACTCGCGGGCCATCGGCGTGCTCTGGGCCATCTTCACCATCTGCTTTGCCATCGTCAACGTGGTGTGCTTCATCCAGCCGTACTGGATCGGGGACGGCGTGGATACCCCGCAGGCGGGCTACTTCGGGCTCTTCCACTACTGCATCGGCAACGGCTTCAGCCGGGAACTCACCTGCCGGGGCAGCTTCACGGACTTCTCCAGCCTGCCCTCGGGAGCCTTCAAAGCTGCGTCCTTCTTCATCGGGCTCTCGATGATGCTCATCATCGCCTGCATCGTCTGCTTCatcctcttcttcttctgcaACACAGCCACCGTCTACAAGATCTGTGCCTGGATGCAGCTGACCTCGGGTGAGTGCAGGCAGCGGCCCCGGTGCTGGGGGGCTCCGCGCCCCCTGTCCGGCacagcccggcacggcccggctcggcccggGGGGCACGGCCGGCTCTGCACAAAGTTGCGGCgccggggcgggagcggcgggtGTCGGGGTTCCCCCGGCGGGGCAGGCCGGGAGGGGATGCTCGGGGCGCCGCCACACATCGGCAGCGTCGCAGAGCGGTGCCTGTGCCTGCCCCGGGCCGACGGCTGGGCGTGGGCCAAGCCCGGCTGAGCCCGCAGCTCCTCGCAGCGCACCGAGCGCTGCCCGGGGACCCTGCCCGGGGACCCTGCCCGGGGACGCTGCCCGGGGACGCTGCCCGGGGACGCTGCCCGGGCTCGGGGTGGGACCCGGCCcgtgggcagctccagcagctcagggactgCGGTGGGTGTCCTCCAGCGCGGGTCTGCTGTAAAGGTCAGGAGAAAATGGCAGTGGGGACAGTTGGGGAAGGCGGCTGCCCGCCTGTTGAAGCTCAGTCCCCGTCCCGCAGTTCCACCCGGCCAAGGCAGAGCCCGCTCCGGCTCCGTGGCAGGGCTTGGCGAGGTCTTTCGCTGGTGAACTGGAAGGGCAGCTGAGGTCGTTGGATGTGGCATGCATGAGTTTGGGTTGGGGTCTGTTTCACTTGTCCACAAGGTTTATTTTCCACTATATGTTAGGagtgtaaagaaaaataattaatttcagttGCTGATTTTGTTTCAGAGGATCTCCTGACTTCATTTGACTTTCCCCATCACATCTAGTGTCTCCCTGGGGAAAGTGTGTGGtaggaaagagggaaaacacCAGGACATCCCTTTATGCATTtccagcacagctttccctCTGAGTTAGTGGAGAACTGGTTATTTGtgtgcagctgggagggactgtAGAATTAAGATAGTAATACAAGCAGTTTTAGCgagacagaaaatattaattcttcaataatttgaggaaaaaaggggCTAAAATCAAAGCATACCTGTTACATGTCCTCCTGGTAAAACTTGAAATTGAGGAGTTTTGGAATAAGCAGGAATAAATAAGCTGTTAGGGAAACAGAGCAAAATGTCACCAAAATGGGCTCACAATCACTTTTTCAGTCCCCTTAATTGACCTACATTCATTTCAGTTTCtgagcaaaaattattttgagtttTCTGTTGAACATCTTCAGCAT from Ammospiza nelsoni isolate bAmmNel1 chromosome 5, bAmmNel1.pri, whole genome shotgun sequence includes:
- the LHFPL3 gene encoding LHFPL tetraspan subfamily member 3 protein encodes the protein MPGAAAGTAATGAGSSGAVAAGMLPAQEAAKIYHTNYVRNSRAIGVLWAIFTICFAIVNVVCFIQPYWIGDGVDTPQAGYFGLFHYCIGNGFSRELTCRGSFTDFSSLPSGAFKAASFFIGLSMMLIIACIVCFILFFFCNTATVYKICAWMQLTSAACLILGCMIFPDGWDSDEVKRMCGEKTDKYTLGACSVRWAYILAIIGILDALILSFLAFVLGNRQDSLLAEELKLENKVLLSQSSLE